The genomic window GCACCCGGCGAGGACGGCGGGTCGGAACTGCGGGACGGACTCGCCGAATTCGGCTACGAACCGGCCGATATCGACCACGTCCTCGTGACTCACGTCCACAGCGACCATATCGGCCAACTCCCGGCGCTTCGAGACACCGGCGCGACGGTGCACGTCTCACAGGCGGCGATTTCGCGGCTCGAGCGCGATCTCGAGACCGTCCGGTCCGGACTCCGGGAGACGGCGCGATCGGCGGGCTATCGGGGCGAGGACGGCGACGACGTCCTCGAGGAGGAACTCGAGTCGCGCCGCAGGGACCGGCGATTAATCGATGCCGAAACCGTCCAGCCGTTCGATCCCGTGGGGCCGGTTTCTGTCGGTGGCCGCGAGTTCGAAGTCTTCGAGACGCCCGGCCACGAGATCGATCACTGTTGCTACGAGACGACTGTGGACGGAACGACGGTCCTCTTCGCGGGCGATACGCTCATCGAACCGTTCCGCGCCGGGGCCTTTCAGGTCGGGTTCGACCGCGGGGCCTACGAGGGGGTCGAGGCCTACGACGAGGCGATGGACCGGCTGGCCGAGACGACCGCGACGCACGTCTTCCCCGGCCACGGCCCTGCGTTCGAGGACCCCCAGCGCGTTATCCGGACGACGCGCGAGCGACTGGATACGCTCCTCGAGGAGACGCGGACGGCACTCGAGGCGATCGAACCCGCGACGCCGCTTTCGATCGCCGAAGAGCGGGTCGGAAACGTCCGCTATCACGCGCCGGTTCTCGATACGCTCGGGGCACTGGGAACGCTCGAGAACCGAGGCTCGGTTTCCTACGAGACCGACGACGGCGTCCGCTACTACGAAACGCAGTGAAAACGCCGATCCGGACCGGTCGCGACGGGGGCGGCGGGATTACCCCTCGCCTTCCTCGAGTTTGTACTTCTGGATCTTCCCGCTCGTCGTCCGCGGGAGTTCCTCGATGAACTCGATCTCGCGCGGGTGTTTGTAGCTGGCCATCTCCTCGAGACAGAACTCGGTGAGTTCCTCGGCCGTGATATCGCTGCCGAGGGCGACGCCCTCGGCGGGGACGACGAACGCCTTCGGCACCTCGTTGCGCCGGTCGTCCGGAATCCCGACGACGGCGACATCGGCGACGGCCTCGTGCTCGAGCAGGAGGTTCTCGAGTTCGCTGGGATAGACGTTGTAGCCAGCGGTGTTGATCATGTGCTTCTTGCGGTCGACGATCTCGTAGTAGTTGTTCCCGTCGCGGCGGGCGATGTCGCCGGTCCGGAAGTAGCCGTTCTCGGTGAAGGCCGCCTCGGTGGCCTCGGGCAGGTTGAGATACCCCTTCATGACCTGCGGCCCGCGGACGACGAGTTCGCCCTCCTCGCCGGGCGGGACTTCGTCGCCCGATTCGTCGACGATCTTGCAGTCGGTCATCCGCAAGGGCTGGCCGATCGTGCCGTGTTTCAGGCCGAACGTGGAGCCCGACTGCGTGTGGGTCGCGCCGTGGGTCTCGGTGAGGCCGTATCCCTCGGAGATATTCACGCCCGCAGTCTCCTCGAATCGCTCTTGGACTGCCGTCGAAAGCTTCGCGCCGCCCTCGGACGCTGACTCGAGGCTGGTGAGATCGTACTCGCCGAAGCCCTCGGCCTCGACCATGTCCGCGTACATCGTCGTCACGCCCACGAAGTGGGTGATTCCCTCGTCCTCGATGAGTTGCATGCACTCCTGGGCGTCCCACTCGAGTGCGCTACGGAAGTAGAGCCGCCCGCCGCCGACCAGCGGCTGGAGGGCGGTGTGCGTAAAACCGGTGATGTGGTACAGCGGGAGCCACGTCAGACTGCGGATGTCGTCGGGGTCGACGTCGACGTTCGAGGCGGTCAGCGGCCACAGGAGCTGTGCCCGCGTGTTGCCGTGGGTGAGCTGGACCCCCTTCGGATCGCCGGTCGTCCCGGAGGTGTAGGGCAGCAGCGCCACGTCGTCGTCGGCGCGGTCGACCAGCGTCGGCTCGCCGCGCAGTTCTTCGAAGGCGTGATCCTCGGGGTCCCGGGGCCAGTCCTCGCTTTGAATCGTGATGATTTCCGGCTCCATCCCCGCGTCCGTGATCGCCTCGTCGACCACCTCGCGCAGCGCCGGGTGGGTGACGATCGCCGTCGCTGCCGTGTCCTCGAGCTGGTAGGCCACTTCGCGGCGTTTGTACTGGGGATTGACCGGCGAGATCTCGACGCCGGCCTTGAACGCGCCGAGGGAGGCGACGAGGTACTGCGGGCAGTTCGGCAGGAAAACCAGCATCCGGTCGCCGGGCTCGAGGCCGAGATCGTGGAGGCCGCCGGCGAGTTCGGCTGTCCAGTCGCGTAGCTCGTCGTGGGTCCAGCGGCGGCCGTGGTGCTCCATCGCTTGGCTCCCGCCGTGGTGTACTGCGGTCTGGTCGAACAGTTTCGCGACGTTCCCCGCTCGCGCGGACTGATCGACCGCTTCCAGATCCATGATTTGTGGTACCGAGGGCCGTGCTTAAAATTGTACCCCACACAGTACCGGGACAGAGCATTCGATCGTACCGATAGGCTGCTGACTCGAGCGATACACTTACCACTGTTATTGTATTACGGACGACAAATGACCTCCGGGTCCGTCACGTGGCTCCGCAATCGGATCGACACCGCGGATATCGTCACGGTAGGTGTCTTCGCCGGCGTCCTCTTCGCTCTCGGCGTTGACGCATCCATCATCGGGATGGTCCTCGTGGCCGCAGTCATCGCGCCGCTCGGCGAAGTCGCGTTCGACAGCGCAGACATCGATCCGGCACTCGCTCGGATCGGGTTCGGTTCGTTTGCCGTCATCGCCGGTGTCGTCCAGTTCCGGGATGGCGGCCTCTGGTTCGGCAGCGCCCTCCTCGCGGCGGGTTGTTGGATCTGCCTCGACGGGTTGTATGCACGACACAGCGGCGGAGCGACCACCGATGGCGAACCGGACACGACTGCTGAGGCCATGACGAAAGACGAGGTTGCCCTTGTGGGCCAGCACAACCAGTGGGTTCTCGAGGCGCTCCGCGAGGCCGACCGCCCGCTCACCAGCGACGAAATCTGCGACCAGACCGGCCTTCCAAACGAGGACCTCGAGCGGCTACTGGAGATTCACGGCGAGTCGGGGCCGATCGAACGAGTCGGAAACGGGTATACGATCGACGAGGACGAGATGGGTGCCGGCCCGTTCGTCCGAAATCTCGTGGGGACGGTCAGTAGTCGGCTCGGTCGGCCGTTCCGGCTGTTTCGACTGGGTGACTGAGTCGACGGCCGACCTTCGGTACCGCGGGACCGTTCGCTTTGCGCGTCGCTAGTCTCGCTCCGCGTCAGCGTCCGGGTCCGCCGACTCGACGCGCTTGCCCGTCTCCATCGGGAGCACCTCCCGATCGGCACCGCTCCACTCCTGATCGAGTTCGCGGCCCTCGAACAACCGGTCGAGGAAGACGGCGAGACCGGCCACTTCGGAGTGGGGCTGGTTGGTGACGCCGACGTTCCAGTCGGCTTCCTCGTAGACGTCGAAGGGAACCTTCTCGGAGCCGACGACGAGTAAGAGCGACTCGCCCTCGGTCGCGTGGGCCGACCGAATCTCGTCCTCGACGTCTTGGACGCGCTCGCCGTACATCGTGAGGTGGACGACCCGCCCCTCCCAGTCGCGGATGACGGCTTGGGGCGACTCCGTGAGTTCGGCCTCGAAGGGGCCGCCAAACCGATCGGTGATGTCCGCGACGGTCTCGAGCGACTGGCCGGCGTTGTCGGGAAAGAGCACGCGGTCGGCACCCAGCGCCCGCGCGGTCAGTCCGACGTGGGTCGTCATCCGATCGTCCCGACCGGGGCGGTGGCCGAGCCGGAGGACGACGACCTCGCTATCGTCGTGCATGTGCGAACTCACTCTCGGACGGGGTTAGGGGGTTTCGTTTTCCAACCGAACTTTTTGTGCCTCGGGTTCGCTCGTGGTTCGAGAGACCGGAGGCCTCTCGTCATCACGAAAGACGCTTCGCGTCTTTCGAACGACTTTGCTTGCTCACCGCTCGTCTGCTCACGGGCGCGTAGCGCCCGTTCGCATGGCCCGCGGGACCGAAGGTCCCGCGCTGGCACAAAAACGACCTCAGAAATCGGAGATTTCTGATGGGCCCGCGAGAGCAGAGCTCTCGCGGACTTCGATGAAAAACGCCGAGAGAGCGAAGCTCTCTCGAGCCCTCGTTCGTTCCTTCGGAACTCACGAGGAAGACCGAGCGCGCCAAGGGCGCGCTCGGTGAACCGCTCGCTTCGCGAGCGGATGCTGCGCTGCACCCACCGATCGGTTCGTTCCCCTCTCGTGCCCCGATCAGTCGTGACCTGACACGATTCGAGGCTCGAGAACGCTTATACTGTTGTGCCTACCAGTCACAGGCTATGGAGAAGGTCAACGAATCGACGCTTGATTGGAACGAGTCCGATCACGGGGAGACTGCGTTCCGTCGAAAGGAGCTCTCGAGCGCCGTCGACGCCGACGACCTCGGCTGCAGCCTCTACGAACTGCCGGCCGGGATGCGGTCGTGGCCCTATCACTACCACACGGCCAACGAGGAGGCGATCTACGTGCTGGCGGGCGACGGCCAACTCAAAGCCGAAGACGGCCTCGAGCCGCTTTCGGCCGGCGACTACGTGGCGCTCCCGGCGGACGAACGCGGCGGTCACAGGGTCGTCAACGACGGCGAGGAGCCGCTCCGGTATCTGGCGATATCGACGATGAACGAGCCGGATATAACCGTCTACCCCGAGATGGAGAAATTCGGCGTCTTCGTCGGTTCACCGCCGGGCGGCCGCGACGAGCGGTCGCTCGAGGGCTACTACAACCTCGACGACGAGACGGCGTACTGGGACGAGTAGCGGGTCGGAGCCGGCCTCGAGCGGCGGTCGACGACCGGCCTCTCCGATAGGCTTTTTCGGTCCCCTGCGAAAGGGTCACACTATGGTCGCTTTCAGGAACCGGGTGGTGCGCCGATGACGGGTGCCGGTGAGTGGCTCCGGACCGCACGGGAGGAGCGGTGGGGGATACTGACGGACCTCGCGTTCGCGGTCGTCTGGGTGACGATCGTCGAGACGGTCAACTACCTGCTCGGGCCGCCGACGTTGGTGTACTACATGCTCATGCTCGCGGGAATCGTCGCGTACTTCGGGTTCATCTGGAACTTCGAACTCGCGACCAGACGCCAGAACCAGTAGTCTCGACGGCCGGTTCTGGACCGGTTGCTCGGACGACCCCGTCAAAGTAGCACCGACAGCGCCGCCGACTGTTCTCGCCGCCTGCCGGATCGGATTCGCCGTCGCTACCCGAGTGGCGTCGCGAAAAAAGCTGCGTCCCGATCGATTAGTCGCTTTCGTCCGTATCGATGACGAGGACCGGTGCGCGGGTCGAGCGGAGCGTCCGTTCGGTCACGCTGCCGAGCAGCGCCCGTCTGACGCCCGACCGGCCGTGCGATCCCATGACGACGAGATCGATTCCGTTGTCGGCGACGTAGTTGGCGATCATGTCGTGGGGCCGTCCCGCCGAGACGTGCTCGACGGTTTCGATCCCCCGTTCGGCCGCGCGGTCGGCTACGTAGCCGGTGGCGCGTTCGGCGCGTTCCCGCACCTCGTCCATCTCGCCGTAGTGGCCCTGCTCGATGCGGTCGAGTTGCTCGCCGCCGAGGCTGAGACTCATCGCGTTGGTATCAACCACGTACAGGGCGTGTACATCGGCCCCGTACTGTTCGGCGAGATCGAGCGCGTGCTCGACCGCCATCTCGGCCGTGTCGCTCCCGTCGGTCGGAACGAGTATGCGTTCGTACATTGTCTTAGTCGTCCGCGGGGGTCTCGCCCCCGTCGGTCACGACGTCTTCGGCAGTCTGTTGCTGGCGCATCGGTTCGGGGCTGTGACACTGCCGAACGACGCGCTTGGTCTCCATCGGCGGTTCGTCGGTCATCAGCGAGACGATGATGGTCACCGCGAAGACGATCGGCAGCGTGATGAGCGCCGACCCGATGGCCGGCATCCACTGGGCCAGCCCCGCCGACAGCGGGGCCTCGAGCGAGGAGACGTAGTTCGGCACGATCTCGTTGATCATCGGGATCGACCAGCCAACGAGCCCGGTGGTCATGCCGGCGAGTGCGCCCGGACGGTTGGCGTTCTCCCACCACATCCCGAGGAAGAACATCGGGAACAGCACGGAGCCGGCCAGCGCGAACGCGTAGCCGACGAGCGCGGCGATCGACGACGCGGGGTCGAGTGCGGCCAGCGTCGTCAGCACGCCGAGCGCGACGATCGAGAGGCGACCGACGAAGATCTGCTGGCGCTGGGTCGCGTCCTCGTTGATGATGTTCGTGTAGATGTCGTGGCTGATCGCCGAGGAACCGGCGATGAAGAGGCCGGCGATCGTCGCGATCGCCGCGGCGATCCCGCCGGCCGCGATCAGTCCGACGAACCACTGGGGCAGGTTCGACAGCTGGGCCGCCAGCACGACGATGACCTCACTGGCTGCACCGGTCATGCCGGGGTCGCCGTAGGTCGGGTTGACGTTCTGCGTGTAGAGGTCGGTCCCGAACGCCGCGAACGCCGGGGCGCTCCAGTAGAGGATGCAGATGAAGAACAGCCCCCAAACCGTCGACCAGCGGGCCGTTCGTTCGCTCTCGACCGTGTAGAACCGCACCAGCACGTGGGGCAGTCCGCAGGTCCCGACGATCAGCGAGAACGTGGTCGCGACCCAGAGGTAGTAACTCGAGGTCGCGAACGGCTCGGAGAACTCGCTGCCGAGGTCGTCGATCAGCATCCCGTACTCGAGTTGGGGTAGCACCGTCGAGTAGCCGTTCGTGTAGCCGACGACGAGCAGGCCGACCACGAACGCCAGAATGAGGATGACGTACTGGACAGCCTGGTTCTTCGTCGCGCCCATCATACCGGACAGCGTCAGGTACGCGACGGTGATGATCATCATGGCGACGACCATCACCTGGTAGCCGTCGAGGCCGGGGATGAGGCCGCCGTAGTCACCGAAGATGTACAGGCCGACGAGCGCCATGCCCTTTGCCTGCCCGATGGCGTAGACGAACCCGATGAGGAACGTCGTCACGGCCGCGATGGCGCGTGCGCTGTCGGAGTTGAATCGATCACCGACGAAGTCGGGTGCCGTGTACTTCCCGAACCGGCGCAGCTGTGCGGCCATGAAGATCAGGAGGATGAAGTAACCCGTCGTCCAGCCGACGACGTACACCAGCCCGTAGAAGCCGGCCAGTGCGATCGAGGCCGCCATCCCGAGGTAGGAGGCCGCCGACATCCAGTTCGCGCCGATCGCCATCCCGTTCTCCAGATTCCCGATGGAGCGGCCGGCGACCCACATGTCCTCGGTGTCGGCCACGCGGAAGACGAAGCCGATGGCGAGGAACAGGCCCAGCATCCCAACCACGAGGAGCGCGGGGAGAATCTTGAACGAGATGTCCATCGCCTCCGGGAGGAGACTCTCCTGTAACGGAACGACCGGAACGCCCGTCATTCGTCGACACCTCCGTCAGAGCGTTGCTCCGACGAGGCTCGCGATTCGTCGGATCGCTCACCGCCGTCAGCAGCAGCGGCCTCGCCGCCGCGGCTGGTTCCGCCGGCGGTCGCGTGATCGATGCCGTACTTCTCGTCTAACGCGTCGCGCTTTCGCGAGTACCAGAACGACAGGATCAGCGCGCTGGTCGGCGCGCCGAAGGCGACGAGGAAGTAGTGCAGCGGGAAGCCGAGCACCGGCATCTGCGTCGTCATCGCGTCGGTCGCGAGGTACGTCGCCGTCACCGGGCCCCAGACCGCGAGGATCCAGATGGCGAAGCCGGTCCAGACGATGCGCAGGTGATCGCGCATGAACGGCGTACTCGGGTTCAGCAGGTTCACCTCCGAGCCGAGGTAGTCGGTGTTTCGGTGGGCTTGGCCGGCCTGTCCGGCCACGCCACCGTCCGTTGCGGTTCGGTTGTCGGCTGAGTCGTGAGTGTTATTATCTGGCATATGTATGCGAATCGTGTGAGTGTGTCGTTGTTGAATCTCGAAAATCGAACGGCGATCGATTAGTCGGTCGCTACCTGGTCTGCGATGTCGTCGACGACGTCCGGATTACGCAGCGTCGAGGTGTTCCCGAGTTCGTTACCGCTCGCGATGTCCTCGAGCAGGCGACGCATGATCTTGCCCGAGCGCGTCTTGGGCAGTTCGTGCGTGAAGACGACCTCCTCGGGCTTGGCGATCGGCCCGATGGAGTCGAGGACGGCCTCGACGGCCCGCTCCTCGAGTTCCTCGTTGCCCTCGTAGCCGTCTTCGGGGATGGCGTAGACGTAGACGGCCTCGCCTTTGACCTCGTGGTCGCCGCCGACGACGGCGGCTTCGGCGATTCCCTCGACGCCGACCACGGCGGACTCAATCTCCATGGTGCCAAGCCGGTGGCCGGAGACGTTGATCACGTCGTCGACCCGGCCGAGGATGGTGATGTAGCCGTCGTCGTCGATCTTCGCGCCGTCCTCGGGGAAGTAGACCCACTCGTCTGCCTCCTCGTCGGAGTACTCCTGCCAGTACTCCTCGAGGAACCGCTCGTCGTTGTTGTACAGCGTGCGGAGCATGCCGGGCCACGGGTTGTCGACCGTGACGTAGCCGGCCTGTCCGGCGTCTACTTCCTCGCCTTCGGCGTCGACCACGCGAGCGTCGATCCCCGGCAGCGGTGGGCCGGCGGAGCCGGGTTTCATGGTGTTGACTCCCGGCAGCGTCGTGATCATCATGCCCCCGGTTTCGGTCTGCCACCAGGTGTCGACGATCGGGCACTCCTCGTTGCCGATGTGCTTGTAGTACCACTTCCACGCGCGCGGATTGATCGGTTCCCCGACGGTGCCGAGCAGCCGCAGCGAGGAGAGGTCGTGGTTCTGCGTGTACTCCTCGCCCCACTTCATGAACGCGCGGATGGCCGTCGGCGCGGTGTAGAAGATGTCGACGCCGTTCTTCTCGACGATCTCCCACAGCCGGTCCTTCTCGGGGTAGTCCGGCGTCCCCTCGTACATCACGCTCGTCGTCCCCAGCGCGAGGGGGCCGTAGACGATGTAGGAGTGACCGGTGATCCAGCCGATGTCGGCCGAGCACCAGTAGGTGTCATCAGCCTCGATATCGAGGACTGCGTGGCTCGTCCACGCCGTGTAGGCGAGGTAGCCGCCGGTGGTGTGCTTGACACCCTTCGGCTCGCCGGTCGTCCCCGAGGTGTACATCAGGAACAGCATGTCCTCGGCGTCCCGGGAGACCGGCTCGACCGTCGACCCCTCGTGTTCGGCGACGAGTTCGTCGTAGTCGTGCTGGTTCTCCGCGAGGTCGTGCTCTAAGTCGTCGCCCAGTCGGTCGACGACCACGACATCGGAGACCTCGTGCTCGACCCCCTCGAGGCCCTCGTTGGTCTTCGAGATGTGATCGAGCGCGTCGCCGCGACGGTAGTAGCCGTCGCAGGTGACCAGATACTCGCTGTCGGCCGAGTTCATCCGCGTCGCCAGCGCGTCGGCCGAGAAGCCGGCGAAGACCACGCTATGCGGTGCGCCGATGCGGGCACACGCCAGCATCGCGATGGGCAGCTCCGGCACCATCGGCATGTACAGCGTGACGACGTCGTCCTCCTCGACGCCGAGGTCGCGCAGCGTCGCGGCGAAGTCCTCGACCTCGTCCAAGAGTTCGTCGTAGGTGAAGGTTCGCGTCTCCCCGAGTTCGCCCTCCCACTCGATCGCGACGCTGTCGCCGCGTCCTTCCTCTACGTGCCGATCGAGACAGTTGTACGACGCGTTGAGTTTCCCGTCGGTGAACCACTCGTAAAACGGCGCGTTGTCGTCCTCGAGCACGGAATCGTACTCCTCGTCCCACGAGAGGAGGTCGGCCGCACGCTCCCAACACTCCGGCCAGTTCTCCTCGAACTCCTCGTAGATCCCCGGATCAGAGACGTTTGCCTGCTCGACGAACGACTCGGGCGGCTCGAACGCCTCCTGCTCCGCGAGTCGTGCCTCGAGGTTGGCATTGTCCTGTGACATGGTACACCCACTCAATCGAGTACATCCATAGTAAAGGCGGCCTCTAGTTGTGCAAAATCGACCCGATACTCGGAGGGGAACCTAGCATATATTGACTATATTAGGTCCTGATAGCCGACCGCCGCCCCCGAACGTTCGGGTTTTCGAGTGCGAAACGGGGGTTCCGAGCGATAACAGATGACAATGAACGTGTATTTTGGCGCTGAATTCGTCCGGAACCGACGGACTCTCTAGAGACTTAGTCTCGATGGCCGACGGTGTGCGGTCACGGCCTACCCGTCCGGATCGTCGAGGAACGTCCGGAGCAGTTCGTGTTGGCCCTTCCGAAGGTGGTTGTGCAGTGTCGGCGAGGAGACCCCCATTGCGTCGGCGACTTCCTCGGCCGTGCTCTCCCGTGGCCAGTCGTAGTAACCGCCGAAGTAGGCCGCTCGGAGCGCGGCCTCCTGTCGGTCGGTCAGCCGGTCCTCGAGGCCCTCACGGAACTCGCGGGCCGTCTGGACGGTCCGTTCGGCCTCGCGTTTCCCGAGCAGTTCGGAGTCGGGAAACGCCGAGCGGAGGCCGTCGATGATCGTCCGGAGGTCGGCGTCGGCCGCGCAGTCGCCGGTGAGCGTCGCCGCGCCGGCCTCGAAGATCGCTTCGTGGACGGTCACGCCGTACTCGGTCAGCGTGACGATGGGACAGGAGCCCTCGATGACGAACTCGACGCGCCAGCCGTCCTCGTCGGTCTCGACTAGCCGGCAGTCCTCGATCCCGGGCGCGGCGTCGGCGAGGTCGAAGACGTCGGCGGGCGACGCCCCCTCGAGCCGGACGTAGTAGAGCTGGGTCGACTCGTCGATCGGGACCAGCGAGTCGAGTTCGAACCGGCAGTCGAGTTGGCGCGAGGCGTCGACGAAAAAGGAGCGGTCGTCCCGACAGGCGACCTCGAGTTCGATCACGCGATCGGACAACAGGAGGTTCCGCCGGCGAATGGCGGCGATGGCGTAGCCGACCTGTCGGCCGATCGTCGCGAGCCACGTGCGCTCGTCCTCTCCGAACGCCGCCGGTCGGTCGGTCGCGACCGAGAGCGTCCCGTAGACGGTATCGCCGTACGCGAGCGGGACTTTCGCGACGGCCCCCGCAAACGAATCGCCGTCCTCGAGCGTCGCCGTCACGTCATCCGCGACCGTAACCGCCTCGTCCCGCGACCGGGCGGTCTCCGTCGGCTCCGCATCCGCAAGGGACTCGACCGGCTCGTCCGCCCGCCACTCGTCGGGAACGAGCCGCTCGACCGCATCCGGATCGATCCCGCCGGACGCGCGCCACTCCCGGCGGCGATCCGAAATCGTCGCCCGGTCGATCCACGCGGCGTCGTAGGCCTCCCCGTCGGTGAGCGCGGTACACGTCGTCGTCTCGACCTCTTCGTGATCGGTCGACTCGAGCAGCGCGTCGGTCACGTCCCAGTGTCGCCGGGCGACCGCGTACAGCCCCTCGAGTTCGTCGCGGCGCTCCCGGACGGTCTCGAGTTCCTCGTGGGCGGCCGTTCCGTCGCGGACGAAGACGGCGAAGCCGCGGTGGCGGCCCCGATCGTCCCGCAGCGGCGAGACGACTTCGGTCGCGCGAAAGCGCGAGCCGTCCTTGTGGACCCGCCAGCCGTCGGTTTCGCAGCCGGACTCCTCGACGGCCCGCGAGAGCGTGCGGTCGGGCGCGCCGTCCTCGACGGCGTCGTCGGTGTAGAACGCGGAGACGTGCGTGCCGACGATCTCGCCGGCGCGGTAGCCGAACAGCGCGGCCGCGCTCCGGTTCCAGCGTTCGACGTAGCCGTCCGCATCGAGGCGGACGAGCGCGTACCGGTCGCTCGCGGCCAACAGGAGCCGGACGACGCTGTCGTCGCTCACCGCGGGCCCGGTCTGGGGATCGCCGGATCGGGGACCCGACGGCTCCTCGACGGCGTCGAATGCGTCGACGATCTGGGAGTCGGTCGGCTCGGGCAGGTAGGACTCGAGGGCTTCGAAGCTGCGCCAGCCGCCTGCGGTCTTGACGACACGGGGGTTCACGTCGTGGTCGACCAGCGCGGTGTGGGCGAAGTACTGGCGGAGATCGCTCGTAGAGATATCGGCGAGACTGCGGTCGTCGGCCAGTTCGCTCGCTCGTTCGGCGACGTCCGAGACCAGCATCTGTAGCCGGCGGGGCGTCACGGTGAAGATCAGGTCGTCCGTCGAGAGGTCGTTACTGCGGGCGTAGCGTCGGAGTTCCCGTTCGACGCGGGTCGGCAGGTACGCTGTTCGGGACTCTCGCTCGTCGTCGGTCGGCACCCGGATCAGGTACCGC from Natrinema versiforme includes these protein-coding regions:
- a CDS encoding class I adenylate-forming enzyme family protein, which encodes MDLEAVDQSARAGNVAKLFDQTAVHHGGSQAMEHHGRRWTHDELRDWTAELAGGLHDLGLEPGDRMLVFLPNCPQYLVASLGAFKAGVEISPVNPQYKRREVAYQLEDTAATAIVTHPALREVVDEAITDAGMEPEIITIQSEDWPRDPEDHAFEELRGEPTLVDRADDDVALLPYTSGTTGDPKGVQLTHGNTRAQLLWPLTASNVDVDPDDIRSLTWLPLYHITGFTHTALQPLVGGGRLYFRSALEWDAQECMQLIEDEGITHFVGVTTMYADMVEAEGFGEYDLTSLESASEGGAKLSTAVQERFEETAGVNISEGYGLTETHGATHTQSGSTFGLKHGTIGQPLRMTDCKIVDESGDEVPPGEEGELVVRGPQVMKGYLNLPEATEAAFTENGYFRTGDIARRDGNNYYEIVDRKKHMINTAGYNVYPSELENLLLEHEAVADVAVVGIPDDRRNEVPKAFVVPAEGVALGSDITAEELTEFCLEEMASYKHPREIEFIEELPRTTSGKIQKYKLEEGEG
- a CDS encoding cupin domain-containing protein, whose translation is MEKVNESTLDWNESDHGETAFRRKELSSAVDADDLGCSLYELPAGMRSWPYHYHTANEEAIYVLAGDGQLKAEDGLEPLSAGDYVALPADERGGHRVVNDGEEPLRYLAISTMNEPDITVYPEMEKFGVFVGSPPGGRDERSLEGYYNLDDETAYWDE
- the acs gene encoding acetate--CoA ligase; this encodes MSQDNANLEARLAEQEAFEPPESFVEQANVSDPGIYEEFEENWPECWERAADLLSWDEEYDSVLEDDNAPFYEWFTDGKLNASYNCLDRHVEEGRGDSVAIEWEGELGETRTFTYDELLDEVEDFAATLRDLGVEEDDVVTLYMPMVPELPIAMLACARIGAPHSVVFAGFSADALATRMNSADSEYLVTCDGYYRRGDALDHISKTNEGLEGVEHEVSDVVVVDRLGDDLEHDLAENQHDYDELVAEHEGSTVEPVSRDAEDMLFLMYTSGTTGEPKGVKHTTGGYLAYTAWTSHAVLDIEADDTYWCSADIGWITGHSYIVYGPLALGTTSVMYEGTPDYPEKDRLWEIVEKNGVDIFYTAPTAIRAFMKWGEEYTQNHDLSSLRLLGTVGEPINPRAWKWYYKHIGNEECPIVDTWWQTETGGMMITTLPGVNTMKPGSAGPPLPGIDARVVDAEGEEVDAGQAGYVTVDNPWPGMLRTLYNNDERFLEEYWQEYSDEEADEWVYFPEDGAKIDDDGYITILGRVDDVINVSGHRLGTMEIESAVVGVEGIAEAAVVGGDHEVKGEAVYVYAIPEDGYEGNEELEERAVEAVLDSIGPIAKPEEVVFTHELPKTRSGKIMRRLLEDIASGNELGNTSTLRNPDVVDDIADQVATD
- a CDS encoding universal stress protein; the protein is MYERILVPTDGSDTAEMAVEHALDLAEQYGADVHALYVVDTNAMSLSLGGEQLDRIEQGHYGEMDEVRERAERATGYVADRAAERGIETVEHVSAGRPHDMIANYVADNGIDLVVMGSHGRSGVRRALLGSVTERTLRSTRAPVLVIDTDESD
- a CDS encoding MBL fold metallo-hydrolase, with protein sequence MTTDASCGAVRADSDLSCIRRLEFDVPWPPKHVAAYLLEGPEPILIDAGAPGEDGGSELRDGLAEFGYEPADIDHVLVTHVHSDHIGQLPALRDTGATVHVSQAAISRLERDLETVRSGLRETARSAGYRGEDGDDVLEEELESRRRDRRLIDAETVQPFDPVGPVSVGGREFEVFETPGHEIDHCCYETTVDGTTVLFAGDTLIEPFRAGAFQVGFDRGAYEGVEAYDEAMDRLAETTATHVFPGHGPAFEDPQRVIRTTRERLDTLLEETRTALEAIEPATPLSIAEERVGNVRYHAPVLDTLGALGTLENRGSVSYETDDGVRYYETQ
- a CDS encoding tRNA (cytidine(56)-2'-O)-methyltransferase → MHDDSEVVVLRLGHRPGRDDRMTTHVGLTARALGADRVLFPDNAGQSLETVADITDRFGGPFEAELTESPQAVIRDWEGRVVHLTMYGERVQDVEDEIRSAHATEGESLLLVVGSEKVPFDVYEEADWNVGVTNQPHSEVAGLAVFLDRLFEGRELDQEWSGADREVLPMETGKRVESADPDADAERD
- a CDS encoding VC_2705 family sodium/solute symporter, which codes for MTGVPVVPLQESLLPEAMDISFKILPALLVVGMLGLFLAIGFVFRVADTEDMWVAGRSIGNLENGMAIGANWMSAASYLGMAASIALAGFYGLVYVVGWTTGYFILLIFMAAQLRRFGKYTAPDFVGDRFNSDSARAIAAVTTFLIGFVYAIGQAKGMALVGLYIFGDYGGLIPGLDGYQVMVVAMMIITVAYLTLSGMMGATKNQAVQYVILILAFVVGLLVVGYTNGYSTVLPQLEYGMLIDDLGSEFSEPFATSSYYLWVATTFSLIVGTCGLPHVLVRFYTVESERTARWSTVWGLFFICILYWSAPAFAAFGTDLYTQNVNPTYGDPGMTGAASEVIVVLAAQLSNLPQWFVGLIAAGGIAAAIATIAGLFIAGSSAISHDIYTNIINEDATQRQQIFVGRLSIVALGVLTTLAALDPASSIAALVGYAFALAGSVLFPMFFLGMWWENANRPGALAGMTTGLVGWSIPMINEIVPNYVSSLEAPLSAGLAQWMPAIGSALITLPIVFAVTIIVSLMTDEPPMETKRVVRQCHSPEPMRQQQTAEDVVTDGGETPADD
- a CDS encoding DUF4212 domain-containing protein codes for the protein MPDNNTHDSADNRTATDGGVAGQAGQAHRNTDYLGSEVNLLNPSTPFMRDHLRIVWTGFAIWILAVWGPVTATYLATDAMTTQMPVLGFPLHYFLVAFGAPTSALILSFWYSRKRDALDEKYGIDHATAGGTSRGGEAAAADGGERSDESRASSEQRSDGGVDE